The sequence AATGGAGTATGATCAATTTTAATAGGATGACTTATATTAAGTTCGCCAAAACATTGCCTGAACTCCATTATAGGCTTATCACATAAGAGAGTTTTCCAATCTGCGAAATGTGTAAAAAAATGATAATGCTGAACGTCTCGATAATCAGAACAAAAACCAATCCACTCATCATCATAAAACACTCTATTCATCTTTAAGCCTGTACCAACAGAAATATGTTCTGACAATTCTTTCAATTCCAAATGCATTACGTAAAATTTGAGTTATTAAATATATTTAATTCAAATCAGAACCTTATCGAGAACTTTTTTCAATACTATTTTTATGTAGGCAATTAATTTTAACATCTAGAATACATGTAAAAGAGATGTAACCTAAAACTCTTGATACTTTTTGGAGTCCATAAAAAGGAGAAATTTCAAATATTAGTTGAAAAGCGGACTAGGTACGGACTAAAAAAAGAAAACAAAAACCCCAACGAGTTAACTACTAACAAGTTGCGTTTTGTTGTTGTGACCTCCAGAGGCTTTCGATGTTTCAGAGGATGAGGAGATTTTATAGGTTCTAAAAATTACTTTACAAAATCTGTTGACCGAATTGTTGACGGTCTATTTAATTGCAAATGATGTCATTTGACTTTCTTCAGTAAAAATATCAATTATTTTGATTTCAAAAATTCTTTTAACCTAGAAACCCTTCTTAAAAAACGTTGTTGCCTTCTATATTTATAATTAAGGATATCAAGAATCATTCTATCATAATAAATCCCAATGCAGATACCTACAACGAGAATAAAACTATAGGCAAGTACTAATTTAGAGTCAGTAATAAAATCCTTTGATTTGTCTAAAATCACTGCTATAAAAATACCAAAAATCAGCGTTATCACTTGGAAAGCTTTTTTAATATATGGTTGAAGTACATAAGAAGAGACTGGCTGAATACCGTTTTTGACAATTTCCTTTTCAAGTTTTTTTAAAAGTTTAATATCACTTTTACTATTATTCAACACCCTCCTAGATATAAGCTTATTGTGAAACAATCCGTTATTGATTTTGTTGAATTTTTTGTTTGGAAACACTGGAAACCACCTTTTCTTTTTCAGCTTAAAACGATACTTCTCAGCGATTAATTTGTTCACATAATGAAACAGGATGAATTGAACAATCCCCATTTGTAAGCCCCAAACTAGAAAGATGTAAGGGATAAATTTGCTCTTTATACAAAGCAGCATAGGAATGGCAGTTAAGAACAATATGGTATGATGAATGTATGTTGGGTTCCGAAACCATTTTAATTCTTTGTACACGTAATTCTTAGGTAGTAATTGATTATGTGCTTTTTCAGCATTTAGGAATAATGATGTCATAATATGATTTTATATAGTTAGGAGTAAAAATTACACTTTCAATCTTATTTGTTCATTTGGAATTGTATTACTATTCAGTCTCACCCCCTTCCATTTTAAGCTTCCCATCGTTTTTTATTTCACTTACCAAGCCCTCGCCATTACACTTTTTTGGACAGCAAAACAACAACATTCAGTTTTGAACTACGGCATAAACCAGGCTCATACTTCGCTCTTTTTTATACGTCTTATCAAACTTGAATATTGAATAATACAGAGCATCAAAAAAAGGTAACAACGAAGGCTCTATGGGAAGTAAATCAAAATATCGAACTATGAAACCATCTCAAAATATCCAAAAAGGAAGTGGAACTAAAAATCAAAAAAAGGAAAACACTCTGGATATAATAAGTAAATCAATTTTTAATCATTTAAATCTATAATTATGAGTACTATCAAAAATCATGTACAGTTAATTGGGAATGTTGGTATTGAGCCGACTATTACAACTCTTGAAAGCGGTAAGAAGGTTGCTCGTCTCTCTTTGGCTACCAATGAGAATTATAAAGACAGTAAAGGGGAAAAGCAAACCGACACCAATTGGCATACAGTCGTTGCCTGGGGTAAGGTTGCGGAAATCATCGAAAAATATGTAACCAATGGCAAAGAGATTGGTGTTTCGGGAAAACTCAAAACACGTTCCTATGAAACCCAAGATGGAAACCAACGCTATGTAACCGAAGTAGAAGCTAATGAAATTCTATTGATGGGGAATAAGTAACATCCAAAAATAAAGAGGGTGATACCGTCGAAAGCCTCACCCTCTTTTTCATTATCAATCTTAAACAGAAAAACAATGAAAGGCAAAGTTAACGAAATAAGCATCAGTTATAAAGAACGAATCAGCTTATCCCATTCACCAAATATCAAGAGCTCAATGGATGCTGCAGAAATACTATATGAGCATTGGGATAAAAGTAGTATTGAACTACAGGAAAGCTTCAAGATATTATTATTGAACAATTCCAATAAAGTCAAAGGAATTTATGAACTATCCAAAGGTGGAATAACAGGAACATTGGTGGATATGCGAATCTTGTTCGCTACGGTTTTGAAATCTTTATCCGTAGCTATCATTCTGGCGCACAATCACCCTTCAGGAAAATTACAGGCTAGCAATTCAGATATAGAACTCACAAAAAAAATAAAAAATGCCGCCGAGTTATTTGATATCAAAGTTTTAGACCATTTAATCATAACACGAGATGGAAACTACTATAGCTTTTCCGATAATCATATTATTTAATGGTAATTGACTTAAATTACCTATGGTCGGGTTTCGTTAAATATCTTAACTTTAGAAGGTCGGAACCCGACAAATTTCATGTGTGATTATCCTATCTTGATTTGACTTTCCTGATAATTACACGCATCAATAATTACAACTAAAAGCAACTGACTTTTTTCGTCAGGTTGTTTGGAATTTTGTTCGCTTTTGGCGAACGAAAAGATTTCCATGTTAAAACCAAGGAAAAAATAAAAAATGTCAACTAATAGTTTTTACATAAGGTTTTTGTCTTTTGACCACGGCACAGATTCGATGAACGAGTTTGTTCCTGACGTTGTTGACGATGAGCATTTTGTTTTTCCCTTCTTCGACTTTTCGCAAAAAGTAGGTTCTGATGTCAGGGTCATGATTAATCGCAGCCAGGGCGGACATATGCAGGTGTTTTTTAAGCGTCCTGTTTGCCATAGGATGGACTCTGGACTTCCGGTGTATAGATTCTCCAGAGGTATATTCAAAAGGCACTACACCGCTATAACAGGCAAGTTGTTTAGGATTGTCATATCGGGTAAAGAAGTTGGTAAATATGGTAAAGTGAAGTGCAGTGATTTGTCCGATTCCAGTAACGGAAGTCACCAATCCAACGGTCTTATTGAGCTTATCATCAGAAAGCACCAGTTTTTTAATTTCAGCTTCAATACGGTTAATTTCGTCATTAAGGTTTTTGTTAATTTTTTTAAGGTTGCGTTTGGCAAGCTTTCCAAGCTCAGGAGAGAACAGTTCCAGTTCATTGGGGTACTTGTTCACGTCCGCTCTGGTATTGACGAGCTTTCTTCTGATCTTGAGCAATATCTTCACCTTTTCGAGTATTTCCGGCATTGGCCTGTAAAGCTCAAGCTCTTTATGGTTTTTAGAGGCGTATATGGCGATACGTTTGGCATCTACCCTATCGCTCTTACCTCTGACAACACCTATGCTCTTGGTAATCTGTATGGGCATTTCCACACAAAAGCTGGCTTGTTTTTCGACAAGTTTGGTAATAAGGATTTTTCCATAGACACCCGTATGTTCCATGCATATAAGCGTGTTGGACAGAGGAATCTTTTGGTTTTTAAGAAGTCTGATAAAGGCATTGGCACCTTTTCTGGTGTTTTCGAATACATACGAGGTAGTCCTGTCATTATCAATGATGGCCACGTCGAAGAACCTTTTCGACAGGTCGATACCGATAAAGAATTTAAAGTCTTGTTTGTTCATAATGAATAAGTTTTAAGATAGCATGGCCAGTACCCAGATACTCATCGAACCCCTGATAATAGGCCTATAAGCCTGAATTTCCATCTGATGCCTGTCCGGAGTAAACCAATAAGGGCTTTTATCAAATAAAGTATAAGTCTTGAAACTTTGAAAAGCGTATAATTCGCCCTAATCAGTTTGGCCACAGCCAATAATTATTGAGAGTTTTCCCCCGATAGAAAGTTACTTATTACAAGAACCAACTATCATAAAAAAATCTCTATATCAGCGTGATT is a genomic window of Flagellimonas sp. CMM7 containing:
- a CDS encoding IS110 family transposase produces the protein MNKQDFKFFIGIDLSKRFFDVAIIDNDRTTSYVFENTRKGANAFIRLLKNQKIPLSNTLICMEHTGVYGKILITKLVEKQASFCVEMPIQITKSIGVVRGKSDRVDAKRIAIYASKNHKELELYRPMPEILEKVKILLKIRRKLVNTRADVNKYPNELELFSPELGKLAKRNLKKINKNLNDEINRIEAEIKKLVLSDDKLNKTVGLVTSVTGIGQITALHFTIFTNFFTRYDNPKQLACYSGVVPFEYTSGESIHRKSRVHPMANRTLKKHLHMSALAAINHDPDIRTYFLRKVEEGKNKMLIVNNVRNKLVHRICAVVKRQKPYVKTIS
- a CDS encoding single-stranded DNA-binding protein, which produces MSTIKNHVQLIGNVGIEPTITTLESGKKVARLSLATNENYKDSKGEKQTDTNWHTVVAWGKVAEIIEKYVTNGKEIGVSGKLKTRSYETQDGNQRYVTEVEANEILLMGNK
- a CDS encoding JAB domain-containing protein gives rise to the protein MKGKVNEISISYKERISLSHSPNIKSSMDAAEILYEHWDKSSIELQESFKILLLNNSNKVKGIYELSKGGITGTLVDMRILFATVLKSLSVAIILAHNHPSGKLQASNSDIELTKKIKNAAELFDIKVLDHLIITRDGNYYSFSDNHII